In Desulfitobacterium chlororespirans DSM 11544, the following are encoded in one genomic region:
- a CDS encoding HutP family protein, translating to MVAESKKIAMAAMRMAMAESREEEVHLKDGFGRHGIRTVAVDYGGEYLTAIKKIVERAIVAAKREGVIQETHGDEGAVAGATREALSQIMPKAMGLNIGGKIGIARRDEHLSVAVFFGVGLLHLDEVAVGLGHRAAPKEIKG from the coding sequence ATGGTTGCTGAAAGTAAGAAAATTGCTATGGCGGCGATGCGGATGGCTATGGCGGAAAGCCGTGAAGAGGAAGTTCACTTGAAGGACGGTTTTGGACGCCACGGCATTCGTACTGTGGCGGTGGATTATGGGGGCGAATATCTTACAGCTATTAAAAAAATCGTGGAAAGAGCCATTGTTGCCGCGAAACGGGAAGGGGTCATTCAAGAAACCCATGGTGATGAAGGAGCCGTTGCCGGTGCTACCCGGGAAGCTTTGAGCCAGATTATGCCAAAGGCCATGGGATTAAATATCGGTGGAAAAATAGGCATTGCCAGAAGAGATGAACATTTATCGGTAGCGGTCTTCTTCGGCGTAGGCTTATTGCACTTGGATGAGGTGGCGGTAGGCCTGGGACATAGGGCGGCGCCGAAAGAAATCAAGGGTTAA
- the aroA gene encoding 3-phosphoshikimate 1-carboxyvinyltransferase, producing the protein MQTNNEPKGIRINPMRRIQGEIEVPGDKSISHRAALFGGMAQGETHITNFLLGQDCLSTLECLKTLGVEWERRDAEVWIRGRGFENWHEPQDILDVGNSGTTMRLMLGVLAGCPFSATLTGDSSIRSRPMARVTLPLQEMGARILGRQEGKYAPLTIQGGLLQGIQFRSPVASAQVKSAILLAGLRAEGETMVTEPFLSRDHTERMLRGFGVDLKSEGCTAKVRGGATLSGQEVSVPGDISSAAFFLVLGTLIPQGELLIKNVGMNPTRTGILDALWQMGADIQVEEEREECGEPRANLRVRPAQLHGIEIQGEMIPKLIDEVPVLAVAASFAQGETTIRDAAELRVKETDRIETVVQGLQALGGNAQELPDGLRIQGAKSLRGGAAHSHGDHRLAMAWVVAGLLAEEGISLEGIEAAAVSFPNFLELIHEISKS; encoded by the coding sequence ATGCAAACAAATAATGAGCCTAAAGGAATACGGATTAATCCTATGCGGCGAATTCAAGGTGAAATAGAGGTCCCTGGAGATAAGTCCATATCCCATCGGGCTGCTTTGTTCGGCGGGATGGCTCAGGGTGAAACCCATATTACGAATTTTTTGCTGGGACAGGATTGTTTAAGTACGCTGGAATGCCTGAAGACACTGGGGGTAGAATGGGAACGGCGGGATGCGGAAGTCTGGATCAGAGGCCGGGGCTTTGAGAATTGGCATGAACCCCAGGATATTTTGGATGTGGGGAATTCAGGAACCACGATGAGGCTCATGCTAGGCGTTTTAGCAGGCTGTCCCTTCAGCGCGACTTTGACCGGGGATTCTTCCATCAGGTCCCGGCCCATGGCCCGGGTAACCCTTCCTTTGCAGGAGATGGGGGCGCGCATCCTCGGCCGGCAGGAAGGAAAATATGCCCCCTTGACCATTCAAGGCGGTCTCTTGCAGGGGATTCAATTCCGTTCACCTGTGGCTTCCGCCCAGGTCAAATCTGCCATTCTGCTGGCCGGGTTAAGAGCAGAAGGGGAGACGATGGTCACAGAACCATTCCTTTCCCGGGATCATACGGAGCGAATGCTGAGGGGCTTTGGCGTGGATCTGAAAAGTGAAGGCTGTACCGCCAAGGTAAGGGGAGGAGCCACCTTATCCGGACAAGAGGTATCGGTGCCGGGGGATATTTCCTCTGCTGCCTTTTTCCTGGTCCTGGGAACCCTCATTCCCCAGGGAGAGCTCCTGATTAAGAATGTGGGGATGAATCCCACCCGGACAGGGATTCTGGACGCTCTCTGGCAAATGGGAGCGGATATTCAGGTAGAAGAAGAACGGGAAGAATGCGGTGAGCCGCGGGCCAATCTGCGCGTACGGCCGGCCCAGCTCCATGGCATTGAGATTCAGGGAGAAATGATTCCTAAGCTCATCGATGAAGTCCCTGTTTTGGCAGTGGCGGCCAGCTTTGCCCAAGGTGAGACCACGATTCGTGATGCCGCCGAGCTGCGGGTCAAAGAGACAGATCGGATAGAGACGGTCGTCCAGGGTCTGCAGGCTCTGGGTGGGAACGCTCAAGAGCTTCCCGACGGCTTGCGGATTCAAGGGGCTAAAAGCTTACGCGGGGGAGCTGCTCATAGTCACGGCGATCATCGGCTGGCGATGGCTTGGGTGGTGGCAGGTCTGCTTGCCGAGGAAGGAATAAGTCTGGAAGGCATCGAAGCAGCAGCGGTTTCCTTTCCTAATTTTCTGGAGTTGATCCATGAGATAAGCAAATCGTAA
- the aroH gene encoding chorismate mutase yields the protein MTRVRGIRGAITIQENSAEHIRAGTQELLQEIIKRNSLATTDIISAIFTLTKDIDAAFPATFARQLGWDRVPMICLNEIPVPGSLPMCIRVLLHVESALTQEEIHPVYLRDAVNLRRDLVE from the coding sequence GTGACAAGGGTTCGTGGTATACGTGGTGCTATTACGATTCAAGAAAATAGTGCTGAGCACATCCGTGCAGGGACACAAGAACTTTTGCAGGAGATAATCAAGCGCAATTCTTTAGCAACAACGGATATTATCAGTGCCATCTTCACCCTGACCAAGGATATTGATGCAGCATTCCCTGCGACTTTCGCCCGCCAGCTGGGCTGGGACCGGGTCCCTATGATCTGCCTGAATGAAATTCCTGTTCCGGGTTCGCTGCCTATGTGTATCCGCGTGCTGCTTCATGTGGAGTCTGCTTTGACCCAGGAAGAAATTCATCCGGTTTATCTAAGGGATGCCGTTAATTTACGCAGAGATCTTGTTGAGTAG
- a CDS encoding Na+/H+ antiporter NhaA: MSTQKKTLNFLQEFSIPLILGVLIALVWANSAPENYHHFVHNEIVGHISLHFFVNDIFMVFFFAMAAIEITQSLLPGGSLNPLKRAINPLMATLGGVLGPAVVFIGLNALIGSPEFARGWGIPTATDIALAWLVARVVFGAQHAAVSFLLLLAIVDDGIGLMIIACFYPDPANPVAPIWLLLTAAGMLVAYLLRRKNVQSYWPYIVLGGMLSWAGLYLAHIHPALALVFIVPFLPHPPREEFGLFEDDPQDHSTLKTFEHEWKIFVDFGLLLFGLTNAGVEFSEINTLTWLVFTALIGGKTIGIFLMGSWATVIGFPFPKGMGYKELFVAGVVAAMGLTVALFVSGVAFMEPGLQGAAKMGALFSAVAAVIAFAAGKVLRIKKVKDNQA; this comes from the coding sequence GTGAGTACCCAGAAAAAGACGCTCAATTTTTTACAGGAGTTTTCAATACCCTTAATCCTAGGTGTCCTTATCGCCCTTGTGTGGGCTAATTCAGCACCGGAGAACTACCATCATTTTGTTCACAATGAAATTGTGGGCCATATATCCCTCCATTTCTTTGTTAATGATATCTTTATGGTGTTCTTTTTTGCCATGGCTGCGATAGAAATTACCCAAAGCCTGCTGCCCGGAGGAAGTTTAAATCCCCTTAAAAGGGCGATCAATCCTCTAATGGCCACCCTTGGCGGAGTTTTGGGCCCAGCCGTTGTATTTATTGGTTTAAATGCCCTGATCGGGAGTCCTGAGTTTGCCAGAGGCTGGGGTATCCCTACAGCCACCGATATCGCCTTAGCCTGGCTGGTGGCCAGGGTAGTGTTTGGAGCTCAGCATGCTGCGGTCTCTTTCTTGCTGCTCCTGGCTATTGTCGATGATGGCATCGGTCTGATGATTATTGCCTGCTTCTACCCTGATCCCGCCAACCCGGTGGCGCCGATCTGGTTATTGCTCACTGCGGCGGGGATGCTGGTTGCTTATCTGCTTAGACGCAAAAATGTTCAGAGCTACTGGCCTTATATCGTCTTGGGGGGAATGCTGAGCTGGGCCGGTCTTTATCTGGCGCATATTCACCCGGCTTTGGCTCTGGTGTTTATTGTTCCTTTTCTGCCCCATCCTCCCCGGGAGGAATTCGGCTTATTTGAAGATGATCCCCAGGATCATTCCACCCTGAAAACATTTGAGCATGAGTGGAAAATCTTCGTGGACTTTGGCCTGCTTTTATTTGGCTTAACCAATGCCGGGGTGGAATTCTCAGAAATCAACACCCTCACTTGGCTCGTTTTCACCGCCCTCATCGGCGGAAAGACCATAGGAATATTCCTCATGGGGTCTTGGGCTACAGTCATCGGTTTTCCTTTCCCCAAAGGCATGGGGTATAAAGAGCTCTTTGTGGCAGGTGTGGTAGCGGCTATGGGACTTACCGTCGCCTTATTCGTCTCAGGTGTAGCCTTTATGGAGCCGGGCCTGCAGGGAGCAGCAAAGATGGGAGCACTGTTCAGTGCAGTTGCGGCAGTCATTGCTTTTGCCGCGGGTAAAGTGCTTAGAATCAAGAAAGTCAAAGACAATCAGGCTTAA
- a CDS encoding 4Fe-4S dicluster domain-containing protein, with the protein MLNTCQMVYHHKNCLNTKKPYAKPCRLCIEACPHQAISEYREIDAKKCTECGACMAVCPSDGFVDRSTDLLHTYLEEHGEITLNCPQAAPLGFEIPCLGIIDGDLWLALMHAAKEKKVVIHTGKCAECPDKKACASSVKTFKAIHEGWPDHPPLVIQVSPDQSGEAETPGTGPQSRAALPKKELGEKSGWRKKGWEKLETILPGLTADEAYPIPRTRQLLVKRMEANPQDKMPIPALQVGNKCTSCGVCAAICPQAALTKRENGDELTLIYEPYKCVRCQRCVTICNPKTLEFVPKQLSHRHYTGKILLHKGSPKHCTRCGKQVFDNSEPPMCVACASSSSDSIFNS; encoded by the coding sequence ATGCTCAACACATGTCAAATGGTCTATCACCATAAGAATTGTTTAAATACTAAAAAACCCTATGCCAAGCCTTGCCGGCTATGCATAGAGGCCTGCCCTCATCAGGCTATCTCTGAATATCGTGAAATTGATGCCAAAAAGTGTACCGAATGTGGGGCATGTATGGCCGTTTGCCCCAGTGATGGTTTTGTGGATCGTTCGACGGATCTCCTGCACACCTATCTTGAGGAGCATGGGGAGATTACTCTCAATTGTCCTCAGGCAGCCCCTCTGGGTTTTGAGATACCTTGTCTGGGAATCATCGATGGCGATTTATGGCTGGCCCTGATGCATGCCGCCAAAGAAAAGAAAGTAGTGATTCATACAGGCAAATGCGCAGAGTGCCCCGATAAAAAAGCCTGTGCTTCAAGCGTGAAAACCTTCAAAGCCATTCATGAGGGCTGGCCCGATCATCCCCCGCTAGTCATTCAAGTAAGCCCTGATCAATCAGGGGAGGCGGAAACACCGGGAACTGGTCCCCAAAGCAGAGCTGCCCTGCCCAAAAAGGAGCTGGGGGAAAAAAGCGGGTGGAGGAAGAAAGGCTGGGAGAAGCTCGAGACCATATTGCCTGGGTTGACTGCTGATGAAGCCTACCCAATCCCCCGTACACGCCAATTATTAGTAAAGCGGATGGAAGCAAATCCCCAGGATAAGATGCCCATACCTGCTTTGCAAGTGGGGAATAAATGCACCAGTTGCGGAGTATGTGCAGCTATCTGTCCCCAGGCAGCTCTTACCAAGAGGGAAAATGGGGATGAATTAACCCTGATCTATGAGCCTTATAAATGTGTCCGTTGTCAGCGTTGTGTCACTATCTGCAACCCGAAGACCTTGGAATTTGTGCCAAAGCAGCTATCCCATCGTCACTACACAGGCAAAATTCTTCTCCATAAGGGAAGTCCTAAGCATTGCACCCGCTGTGGCAAACAAGTATTCGATAATTCTGAGCCCCCAATGTGCGTCGCTTGCGCCTCTTCTTCCAGTGACAGCATCTTTAATTCTTAA
- a CDS encoding prephenate dehydrogenase — protein MEKGRETVLSGGWTGQRQPRACVIGLGLIGGSWAGALAGQGWSVCAVEHNEESLKEAKAREWIKEGWQDIPESLDVDLVILATPISLLAESFAQVVGCVPAGSLITDVGSVKIDICRAANQMNSVYFIGGHPMTGSEQQGFQAAKPDLFQSYPYVITPPPSCPQEMVEKFSQLVQGLGARIVLREAEDHDDEVALISHLPHVLSLALALTASEGNLRGKPLEIAGRSFREITRLVDSSPEMWRDILFSNAPAILRSLDIWEEKVKEIREIIAGADGEELLKVFERAQGARSQMLNRRESDANK, from the coding sequence ATGGAAAAAGGTCGGGAAACTGTTTTGTCCGGAGGATGGACAGGGCAAAGGCAGCCCCGTGCTTGCGTCATCGGCCTCGGCCTGATTGGCGGGTCCTGGGCAGGTGCCTTAGCAGGGCAGGGCTGGTCTGTCTGCGCTGTAGAACACAATGAAGAAAGTCTGAAAGAAGCAAAGGCCCGGGAATGGATCAAAGAGGGCTGGCAGGATATACCGGAGAGCCTTGATGTGGATCTGGTTATCCTGGCCACACCAATTTCCCTGCTGGCTGAAAGTTTTGCTCAGGTCGTCGGTTGTGTGCCTGCCGGCAGCCTGATCACGGATGTAGGAAGTGTAAAAATAGACATATGCCGGGCAGCCAATCAGATGAATTCGGTCTACTTTATTGGGGGTCACCCGATGACAGGATCAGAGCAGCAGGGATTTCAAGCGGCTAAACCGGATTTATTCCAGAGTTACCCTTATGTGATTACCCCTCCCCCATCTTGTCCCCAGGAGATGGTGGAAAAGTTTTCCCAATTGGTCCAGGGGCTTGGTGCTAGAATCGTCTTGCGGGAAGCTGAGGATCACGATGATGAAGTGGCCTTGATCAGTCACCTGCCTCATGTGCTGTCCCTGGCGCTGGCCTTAACTGCATCAGAAGGGAATCTAAGGGGGAAACCCCTTGAAATAGCCGGTCGGAGCTTCCGAGAAATTACGCGGCTGGTGGATAGTTCGCCGGAAATGTGGAGGGATATATTGTTTTCCAACGCCCCGGCAATTCTCCGCTCTCTGGATATCTGGGAAGAAAAGGTTAAGGAGATTCGGGAGATCATCGCAGGCGCTGATGGCGAAGAGCTGCTTAAAGTGTTTGAGAGGGCTCAAGGGGCCAGGAGTCAAATGCTGAACCGGAGGGAATCAGATGCAAACAAATAA
- a CDS encoding NAD(P)/FAD-dependent oxidoreductase, translating into MKKERVIVVGAGAAGLMAAGQAALKGAEVLLLEKKERPGRKIAISGKGRCNLTNAENVGDFIQNYPGNGRFLHGILREFDNVKLCDFFAQYGVETKIERGGRVFPVSDDAEQIVEALLKYIMDAGVELATGQTVEEILLGEGKVRGVRLGNGKVLEGKAVIICTGGGSYPATGSTGDGYKMADKLGLSVIPLRPSLVPLRTYEDWVAQVQGLSLRNVEATLWYGGKKQRTEFGEMLFTHFGVSGPIILTLSRWAGEALARGEKVRLTLNLKPALTAEQLDQRVQRDFKKYLNKQFKNSLDELLPKSLIPLMIQWSRIPPEKVVNSISKEERKHLVHLLQELPLTIKETLPLAAAIVTAGGVDVKEIDPKTMASKKIKGLYWAGEVVDVDGVTGGYNLQAAFAMGYRAGRGAGEHALVDE; encoded by the coding sequence ATGAAGAAAGAACGCGTTATTGTGGTCGGAGCAGGAGCAGCCGGACTTATGGCTGCGGGCCAGGCAGCCCTTAAGGGGGCTGAAGTGCTGCTCCTGGAAAAGAAAGAACGCCCCGGGCGTAAAATTGCCATTTCCGGTAAAGGGCGCTGCAATCTAACCAATGCAGAGAATGTGGGAGATTTTATTCAGAATTACCCAGGCAATGGGCGTTTTCTCCATGGCATATTAAGAGAATTTGATAATGTAAAACTTTGCGATTTCTTCGCCCAATATGGTGTTGAGACTAAGATTGAGCGTGGAGGACGAGTATTTCCTGTCTCGGATGATGCCGAGCAAATTGTTGAGGCCTTGCTCAAGTATATTATGGATGCGGGGGTGGAACTGGCCACCGGACAAACGGTGGAAGAGATACTCCTGGGTGAAGGAAAGGTCCGGGGGGTGCGCTTAGGCAATGGGAAAGTCCTTGAAGGAAAAGCTGTGATCATCTGCACAGGGGGAGGTTCCTACCCAGCCACAGGATCCACCGGAGACGGCTATAAGATGGCGGACAAATTGGGGCTTAGCGTTATTCCGCTGCGGCCATCTCTTGTTCCGTTGAGAACTTATGAAGATTGGGTGGCACAGGTGCAAGGGCTTTCCTTAAGGAATGTGGAAGCTACGTTGTGGTATGGCGGGAAAAAGCAGCGGACAGAATTTGGGGAGATGCTTTTTACTCACTTCGGCGTCTCAGGACCTATTATTCTTACTTTAAGCCGCTGGGCAGGAGAAGCATTGGCCCGCGGGGAAAAGGTCCGCTTGACCCTTAACCTTAAGCCGGCCTTAACGGCCGAGCAATTGGATCAGAGAGTGCAGAGAGATTTTAAGAAATATTTAAATAAGCAATTTAAGAACTCACTGGATGAGCTCCTTCCCAAAAGCTTAATTCCCCTAATGATCCAATGGTCCCGGATTCCCCCCGAGAAAGTGGTCAATAGTATCAGTAAAGAAGAGAGAAAGCACCTGGTCCATTTGCTGCAGGAGCTTCCTTTAACCATCAAGGAGACTCTGCCTTTAGCTGCGGCTATCGTGACCGCTGGAGGAGTGGATGTCAAAGAAATCGATCCCAAGACCATGGCTTCCAAAAAGATCAAGGGTCTTTATTGGGCCGGAGAAGTAGTGGATGTGGACGGAGTGACGGGTGGATATAACTTGCAGGCAGCTTTTGCTATGGGGTACCGGGCCGGCCGGGGAGCAGGGGAACACGCTTTAGTCGATGAGTAG
- the aroF gene encoding 3-deoxy-7-phosphoheptulonate synthase, which translates to MIIVLKRGAGEAEVQEINERLSQEGFKIHLSQGVEKIIIGAVGDRSRLKALDLEALPWVEKVVPILAPYKLVSREFQSGNTIIKIGDHEIGGEEIHVMAGPCSVESRAQIIETAHAVKEAGATFLRGGAFKPRTSPYAFQGLEEEGLKLLAEAREETGLLVITEVVDVRDVELVAHYADILQIGARNMQNFFLLKEVAKTNKPILLKRGPSATLEEWMMAAEYIMDGGNYQVMFCERGIRTFETYTRNTLDLSMVPALQSLSHLPVIVDPSHGTGRWNLVPAMTKAAVAAGADGIIVEVHPQPEKAVSDGKQSLTLANFAAMMEELAVLSQALGRPLKGARR; encoded by the coding sequence ATGATTATTGTATTAAAGCGTGGAGCCGGTGAGGCGGAAGTTCAGGAAATCAATGAGCGTTTAAGCCAGGAGGGATTCAAAATTCACCTGTCTCAAGGGGTGGAGAAGATCATCATCGGTGCCGTAGGGGATCGCTCCCGGTTGAAAGCTCTGGATCTGGAAGCCCTGCCTTGGGTAGAAAAAGTGGTTCCGATTCTGGCACCCTACAAGCTTGTCAGCCGTGAATTCCAGAGCGGGAATACCATTATCAAGATCGGCGATCACGAGATCGGCGGCGAAGAAATTCACGTGATGGCAGGACCCTGCAGTGTGGAAAGCCGGGCCCAGATTATCGAGACTGCCCATGCTGTTAAAGAAGCAGGGGCCACCTTTTTAAGGGGGGGAGCCTTTAAACCCCGTACTTCCCCTTATGCTTTTCAGGGTTTGGAAGAGGAAGGCTTAAAACTTCTCGCCGAGGCCAGGGAAGAGACGGGATTGCTGGTGATCACCGAAGTAGTGGATGTGCGGGATGTGGAACTTGTAGCCCATTACGCAGATATCCTGCAAATCGGGGCCCGCAATATGCAGAACTTCTTCCTCCTTAAAGAAGTGGCCAAAACCAATAAACCCATTCTCTTGAAACGAGGACCCTCGGCGACCCTTGAAGAATGGATGATGGCCGCAGAGTACATTATGGATGGGGGCAACTACCAGGTCATGTTCTGTGAGCGGGGGATTCGTACCTTTGAGACGTATACCCGGAATACCTTGGATTTAAGTATGGTTCCCGCTCTTCAGTCCCTTTCCCATCTGCCGGTTATTGTTGACCCCAGTCACGGAACCGGACGTTGGAATCTGGTGCCTGCCATGACGAAAGCCGCAGTAGCGGCCGGGGCGGATGGTATCATTGTTGAGGTGCATCCTCAGCCGGAAAAGGCCGTATCCGACGGCAAGCAATCTTTAACCCTGGCTAATTTCGCCGCCATGATGGAGGAATTGGCTGTTCTGTCGCAAGCACTGGGCAGACCGCTGAAAGGGGCTCGCCGGTAA